The following proteins come from a genomic window of Leucoraja erinacea ecotype New England chromosome 1, Leri_hhj_1, whole genome shotgun sequence:
- the LOC129711573 gene encoding zinc finger protein 271-like has product MENAQQPVSSILPSTEMHQNEIISKLSKGSEHRQRSRNGQKLFICSECGKSFNKYSHLKLHLLVHTGEKPFKCRICEKDFNHPSSLRKHEITHTGEKPFKCSDCEKSFNDSSNLSRHKRIHSGEKPFKCNMCEKEFTYSHHLLSHQRTHTGEKPYQCPTCKKEFSQSSSLVMHQRTHADKRPYKCGTCGKKFQLSRHLASHCCTHTGEKALEYKKEFKRDSSLAKHKRLIIGELPSKCTFCSKMFRLSHNLMNQKHIRAGEKPYQCSACRLKFNQRSSLMKYQHGRERTLLCSVCDKGFNGSNTLAHHIIAGSSPHCTGCGKSFKNSTNHIQHQAIRMEERQYRLAGYRKSFKHAYKGCTQFIEPSEFTRRQDSIQMYEMQETL; this is encoded by the coding sequence ATGGAGAACGCACAGCAGCCAGTTTCTTCTATTCTTCCGTCTACTGAGATGCACCAAAATGAGATAATATCAAAGCTTTCCAAAGGGTCAGAACATCGGCAACGTTCCCGAAATGGACAGAAACTCTTCATTTGTTCTGAGTGTGGCAAGAGCTTTAACAAATATTCACATCTCAAACTCCACTTGCTGGTGCATACAGGGGAAAAGCCCTTTAAATGCCGCATATGTGAGAAGGACTTCAATCACCCATCCAGCCTTCGGAAACATGAGATCACGCACACAGGAGAGAAGCCATTCAAATGCTCTGACTGTGAAAAGAGTTTCAACGACTCGTCAAATCTGTCCCGTCACAAACGCATTCACAGTGGTGAGAAGCCATTCAAATGTAATATGTGTGAGAAAGAATTCACTTATTCACACCATCTATTGTCGCACCAGCGCACACATACAGGAGAGAAGCCATATCAATGCCCAACATGTAAGAAAGAATTCAGCCAATCTTCCTCATTAGTGATGCACCAGCGAACACATGCTGACAAGCGACCCTATAAGTGTGGCACCTGTGGGAAGAAGTTTCAGTTGTCACGCCATTTGGCGAGTCATTGTTGCACGCATACAGGAGAAAAAGCACTGGAATACAAGAAAGAGTTCAAGCGTGATTCTAGTTTGGCAAAACATAAGCGTCTCATTATAGGTGAGTTGCCATCTAAATGTACATTTTGTAGCAAGATGTTCCGTCTGTCGCACAATCTAATGAACCAGAAGCATATACGCGCTGGTGAGAAGCCATATCAATGCTCTGCATGTCGGCTTAAGTTCAACCAGCGCTCGTCTCTAATGAAGTATCAGCACGGAAGGGAGAGAACACTATTGTGTTCCGTTTGTGACAAAGGATTCAATGGGTCCAACACACTGGCACACCACATCATTGCTGGCAGCAGCCCACATTGCACTGGCTGTGGAAAGAGTTTCAAGAATTCAACAAATCACATTCAGCACCAGGCTATACGCATGGAAGAACGCCAATACAGACTTGCTGGGTACAGGAAGAGCTTCAAGCATGCGTATAAAGGGTGCACACAGTTTATTGAGCCATCGGAATTTACACGCAGGCAGGACTCCATCCAAATGTACGAGATGCAAGAAACCCTTTAA
- the LOC129711730 gene encoding UPF0729 protein C18orf32 homolog isoform X1: protein MVCIPCIVIPVLLWVYKKFLEPFVYPFISPFISRLWPKAVKEETSTPKIEAHNGTFKSDHSSMKGDGDCINKTADGINTQELSDTSDKKTD from the exons ATGGTCTGCATTCCTTGCATCGTCATTCCAGTCCTACTGTGGGTTTACAAGAAGTTCTTGGAGCCTTTTGTGTATCCATTCATCTCCCCTTTTATTTCCCGTCTGTGGCCTAAAGCTGTTAAAGAAGAAACGTCCACACCAAAAATTGAAGCACATAATGGAACATTTAAG TCTGACCATTCATCTATGAAGGGAGATGGGGATTGCAttaacaaaactgcagatggCATCAACACACAAGAATTATCAGATACTTCAGACAAAAAGACCGATTAA
- the rpl17 gene encoding 60S ribosomal protein L17 — translation MVRYSLDPENPTKSCKARGSNLRVHFKNTRETAQTIKGMHIRKATKFLKDVVIKRQCVPFRRYNGGVGRCAQAKAWGWTQGRWPKKSAEFLLHMLKNAESNAELKGLDVDSLVIEHIQVNKAPKMRRRTYRAHGRINPYMSSPCHIEMILTEKEQIVPKPEEEVVQKKKVSQKKLKKQKLMARD, via the exons ATGGTCCGGTACTCATTGGATCCCGAGAATCCCACTAAAT CATGCAAAGCAAGGGGTTCCAACTTGCGAGTACATTTTAAG AATACTCGTGAAACTGCTCAGACCATCAAAGGCATGCACATTCGCAAGGCAACCAAGTTCCTGAAGGACGTTGTAATCAAGAGGCAATGTGTTCCTTTCCGACGCTACAATGGAGGAGTTGGCAGGTGTGCTCAA GCTAAGGCATGGGGCTGGACACAAGGACGTTGGCCTAAAAAGAGTGCAGAGTTCCTACTGCATATGCTGAAGAAtgcagagagcaatgctgaactaaag gGTCTGGATGTGGATTCCCTCGTGATTGAGCACATTCAAGTGAACAAAGCTCCTAAAATGCGCCGGCGGACATACCGTGCCCACGGTCGTATCAACCCATACATGAGTTCACCTTGCCACATAGAAATGATCCTCACTGAAAAGGAGCAAATTGTTCCAaaaccagaggaggaagttgttcAGAAGAAAAAG GTTTCTCAGAAGAAGCTGAAGAAGCAAAAGCTCATGGCACGGGATTAG
- the LOC129711730 gene encoding UPF0729 protein C18orf32 homolog isoform X2, with product MVCIPCIVIPVLLWVYKKFLEPFVYPFISPFISRLWPKAVKEETSTPKIEAHNGTFKGRKNRRKKLRACDIKAQKLLSVEF from the exons ATGGTCTGCATTCCTTGCATCGTCATTCCAGTCCTACTGTGGGTTTACAAGAAGTTCTTGGAGCCTTTTGTGTATCCATTCATCTCCCCTTTTATTTCCCGTCTGTGGCCTAAAGCTGTTAAAGAAGAAACGTCCACACCAAAAATTGAAGCACATAATGGAACATTTAAG GGGAGAAAGAACAGACGTAAGAAACTGAGAGCATGTGACATCAAAGCTCAGAAGCTGCTATCTGTAGAGTTTTAG